Proteins encoded by one window of Dioscorea cayenensis subsp. rotundata cultivar TDr96_F1 chromosome 6, TDr96_F1_v2_PseudoChromosome.rev07_lg8_w22 25.fasta, whole genome shotgun sequence:
- the LOC120263942 gene encoding arylesterase-like, whose amino-acid sequence MSGDKKLEGINLTDLASALPANAPVKNVEKVTMVNNYGEMLVGVLHRTSSEKLVILCHGFQSSKEDKSLLTLADALTKEGFSAFRFDFAGNGESDGVFQYGNYRKEADDLRAVIIHLAKQKYNICAILGHSKGGNAVLLYASIYGGIDTVINISGRFALERGISGRLGKDFKQRIKKDGFIDVKDKRGKVEYRVMEESLMDRLTTDMRAACISINKECRVLTVHGSADEIVPVEDAKEFAKLIANHKLCIIEGANHNYTKHQSELASIVLDLLKRGCPPSSNCMITLRSRL is encoded by the exons ATGAGCGGTGACAAGAAGCTGGAAGGCATCAACCTGACCGATCTTGCCTCGGCCCTCCCTGCCAACGCGCCag tgaaaaatgTGGAAAAAGTTACAATGGTAAACAATTATGGGGAGATGCTTGTTGGGGTGCTTCATAGAACTAGTTCTGAAAAGCTTGTGATCTTGTGCCATGGGTTCCAATCCTCGAAA GAAGACAAAAGTTTGTTGACCCTTGCTGATGCATTGACAAAGGAAGGATTCAGTGCCTTTCGGTTTGATTTTGCTGGAAATGG TGAAAGTGATGGTGTATTCCAGTATGGCAACTACCGAAAAGAGGCAGATGACTTGCGTGCTGTAATTATTCATTTAGCTAAGCAAAAATACAACATTTGTGCTATTCTTGGGCATAGTAAAG GAGGAAATGCGGTGCTCTTGTATGCATCTATCTATGGTGGCATTGATACTGTCATCAACATTTCTGGCCGTTTTGCTTTAGAAAGAGGGATATCAGGGCGTCTTGGAAAAGATTTTAAGCAACGAATCAAGAAGGATGGCTTTATTGATGTGAAGGACAAAAGAG GTAAGGTTGAGTATCGGGTGATGGAAGAGAGTTTAATGGATCGGTTAACCACTGATATGCGTGCAGCATGCATTTCCATCAACAAGGAATGCAG AGTTCTCACAGTTCATGGTTCAGCTGATGAGATAGTGCCAGTTGAAGATGCGAAAGAATTTGCCAAACTCATTGCAAACCACAAGCTGTGTATCATCGAGGGTGCAAATCATAATTATACTAAGCATCAATCTGAATTGGCTTCAATCGTGTTGGATCTCCTTAAACGCGGCTGTCCACCAAGTTCCAATTGTATGATAACTCTAAGATCAAGGCTATGA
- the LOC120263554 gene encoding mitogen-activated protein kinase kinase kinase 1-like: protein MFAAKRSSSTSSSRPQRLDRRNANKHIEYDASTSFDDSPALRSSRSLDLPAYSSQKSFRIEGYDGEVDKLYRELGLSGPDDFAIPAAAWAARKVRSLNSAEQSSGGLIVDEEKDTPPPMASSGEIIDDGIKDSVLAPLPFMSVLASESKESAGGLVRSFAPESELGDEGIAKRDYFDLEEEEEEVVEEEEEEGMGSGSLEVRLGESIGDLTGSSLVSPSSSYENSREIADDGIKRLTLPPPPFRSVLASEMMESTWDLVRSFAAEAELGDGGVVKRSHFDSEEEEEEAEEEQEEEVVEEEQEEEVEEEERGIGGVEVRLGETIRDLAESSSVSTLNGYDPSRTTEAKMFVVSPNGRFKRNITSWMRGHRLGSGSFGTVFEGISNDGFFFAVKEVSLLDQGNNAKQCILQLEQEIALLSQFEHDNIVQYVGTDKEEAKLYIFLELATQGSLASLYQKYHLQDSQVSAYTRQILNGLSYLHDRNVVHRDIKCANILVDSQGTVKLADFGLAKEITKLDVLKSCKGSAYWMAPEVVNPKRAYGPAADIWSLGCTVLEMLTRQVPYPNLEWTHAFYKIGRGEPPPLPNTLSLDARDFIQRCVQVNPYHRPTASQLSEHQFVRRSMSTSTSPNNSFRDCNRHG, encoded by the exons ATGTTCGCTGCTAAGAGAAGCTCATCAACCTCCTCTTCTCGGCCACAACGCCTCGATCGCCGAAACGCGAACAAGCACATCGAGTACGACGCCAGCACCTCCTTTGACGACTCACCTGCACTCCGTTCCTCTCGTTCTCTCGACCTCCCGGCGTACTCCAGCCAGAAGAGCTTCCGGATCGAGGGCTATGATGGTGAGGTTGATAAGCTTTACCGAGAACTAGGGCTCTCTGGACCTGATGATTTTGCTATCCCCGCTGCCGCCTGGGCTGCCCGCAAGGTTCGCTCCTTGAATTCCGCCGAGCAATCCTCTGGAGGATTGATTGTTGATGAGGAAAAGGATACCCCTCCGCCGATGGCGAGCTCTGGTGAGATTATTGATGATGGTATCAAGGACTCGGTGCTTGCTCCGCTTCCGTTTATGTCGGTCCTTGCTTCTGAATCAAAGGAGTCGGCTGGGGGTTTGGTGAGATCCTTTGCTCCAGAGTCAGAGCTGGGTGATGAAGGTATTGCGAAGAGAGACTACTTTGAtttagaggaggaggaggaggaggtggtggaggaggaggaggaggaggggatgGGAAGTGGTAGTTTGGAGGTAAGGTTGGGAGAGAGTATTGGCGATTTAACAGGATCAAGCTTAGTCTCACCTTCGAGCAGTTATGAGAACTCCAGAGAAATAGCTGATGATGGTATCAAGCGCTTGACGCTTCCTCCGCCTCCGTTTAGGTCGGTCCTTGCTTCTGAAATGATGGAGTCGACTTGGGATTTGGTGAGATCCTTCGCTGCAGAGGCTGAGCTTGGTGATGGAGGTGTTGTAAAGAGAAGTCACTTTGAttcagaggaggaggaggaggaggcagAAGAGGAGCaagaggaggaggtggtggaggaggagcaggaggaggaggtggaggaggaggaaaggGGAATTGGTGGTGTGGAGGTGAGGTTGGGAGAGACTATTAGGGATTTGGCAGAATCAAGCTCAGTCTCAACTTTGAACGGTTATGATCCATCAAGGACGACGGAGGCAAAAATGTTTGTGGTCTCACCAAATGGGAGGTTCAAGAGGAACATCACATCATGGATGCGTGGGCACCGGCTTGGTAGTGGCTCATTCGGGACGGTGTTTGAAGGAATAAGCAA TGATGGTTTTTTCTTTGCTGTTAAAGAAGTGTCTTTGCTTGACCAAGGAAATAATGCAAAGCAATGCATTCTGCAGCTTGAGCAG GAGATCGCCCTCTTAAGTCAGTTCGAACATGACAACATTGTTCAGTATGTTGGAACCGACAAG GAAGAAGCAAAGTTATACATCTTCCTTGAACTAGCCACTCAAGGCTCTCTGGCTTCTTTGTATCAGAAGTATCACCTGCAAGATTCCCAAGTCTCTGCATATACAAGACAGATTTTGAATGGCTTAAGCTATCTTCATGATCGAAATGTGGTTCACAG AGATATTAAATGTGCCAACATATTGGTTGATTCCCAAGGTACTGTCAAACTTGCAGATTTTGGACTGGCAAAGGAG ATAACAAAGTTGGATGTGTTGAAATCTTGCAAAGGAAGCGCATATTGGATGGCTCCAGAG GTAGTTAATCCTAAAAGAGCATATGGACCTGCAGCTGATATATGGAGTCTTGGTTGCACGGTTTTGGAGATGTTAACTCGTCAAGTTCCCTATCCTAATTTAGAATGG ACACATGCTTTTTATAAGATTGGCCGGGGGGAACCACCACCCTTACCCAATACCCTATCACTTGATGCCCGTGATTTCATCCAAAGATGTGTACAAGTTAACCCTTATCATCGTCCCACGGCTTCTCAACTCTCGGAGCACCAATTTGTCAGAAGGTCAATGTCCACATCTACAAGCCCTAATAATTCTTTTCGCGATTGCAACAGACATGGCTAG
- the LOC120263063 gene encoding cysteine-tryptophan domain-containing zinc finger protein 3-like, with protein sequence MCLELETLFTNFGVAMAKQSLIKEANDLQRSARHLMGQISAVEISEIYFNAGLKYLHGAYLSEIDQPKGSSQLEKLKIYQIYKSASTLFKLCGEIGEKHKRAELSALAFKCMEVSQFRIVYNIQEFKSMKIREERKMTSSVEHLKYINSNPFALKDLLNTVEAMDVAMDASRRSQSAMREVSQKRKRNEINEILDSIKNVLDFSFNDVPHFLPELLVDAIPGQPHTIKTFL encoded by the exons ATGTGCTTAGAATTAGAAACACTTTTTACTAATTTTGGAGTTGCTATGGCAAAACAAAGTCTCATAAAGGAAGCTAATGACCTACAAAGATCAGCTCGCCACTTGATG GGTCAAATAAGTGCTGTGGAGATTAGTGAGATATATTTCAATGCAGGGCTCAAGTACCTCCATGGTGCTTACTTGTCAGAAATTGATCAACCCAAAGGCTCTTCACAATTAGaaaaactcaaaatatatcaaatttacaaGAGTGCTTCAACCCTATTTAA gTTATGTGGTGAGATCGGTGAAAAGCACAAGAGAGCTGAACTATCTGCACTTGCTTTTAAATGCATGGAGGTCTCTCAATTCAGAATTGTCTACAATATACAAG aatTTAAAAGCATGAAGATAAGGGAAGAGAGAAAGATGACTTCATCAGTAGAACATCTGAAATACATCAATTCTAATCCCTTTGCTTTAAAAGATCTTCTCAACACT gTGGAGGCCATGGATGTAGCTATGGATGCATCAAGGAGATCACAAAGTGCAATGAGAGAAGTTTCTCAAAAGcgcaaaagaaatgaaattaatgaaattttggATTCAATTAAAAACGTTTTGGATTTTAGCTTCAATGATGTTCCTCACTTT ttgCCTGAGCTTCTTGTTGATGCTATACCAGGCCAACCACACACCATAAAAACATTTCtttaa